Within Streptomyces sp. SS1-1, the genomic segment AATACGCGCCGACGGCGGCCAGATAGCCGGGATCACGGGTCTCGCGGTCCGTCTCGAACCGGGGAGCGTCCTTCGCCTCCGCGCGGGTGCACGCCACCGTGACGGTCCGCGCCCGCTCGTCGACGCCGGTCACCGTGCCCGCGGGAACCAGCAGGCTCCGGCCGAACACCCAGGCGCCCGTGTCGACGATCAGATGGCGCCGGCCGGGGTCGTCGGCCTGCCGGTCGACATGCCCGATGATCCCGTCGGTCGCCTCGACCCTGAACCCGGTGAGCGCGAGCCCTTCCCGGTGCCCGCTGCCGGGCGGGTAGGACCAGATTCCGTCGGTGCCCACATGGCTCCCTTCGTTCGTGTTCGTCCGTGCGATACGGGGCTACACGGCTGCCGCCGTACCGCGCGCCGCGACCTCGTCCAGCGAGGCCGCGAGCAGATGGCGTGCCCTCTCCAGGGCCTGTCCCACCTCGCGGGTCCCGGTCGACACGCACAGCGTGTACGCCAGGTCCTGGGCCCGGACATCACGCCGGCCCTGGACCTCACCGGGCTCCTTCCGCGCCACGAGCGCCTCGTACTCGTCGACGAGCCGGCGCAGCAGCGTCGGGTGGGGCGTCAGCATCGGGGTGCGCTCCTCGGAGGACGTCGTCGTACGGGGGAGGGGAGCGGGCCTCATCCGGCCCGGCCTCCGCCGCGGCGCTCAGGCCGGGCGTCCTGGTCGAGCACCTCGGCCCGCACCTTCGCGCAGCACCGGCTGATCAGCCGGGAGACGTGCATCTGGGAGATCCCCAGCTGGTCGGCTATGCGGCTCTGGGTCATGTCCTCGAAGAACCGCATGTAGAGGATGGTGCGCTCGCGCTCCGGGAGGCGGCGCAGCCCTTCCTTCGCCGCCTCCCGGTCGATGACCACGTCGTACGCCTCCTCGACGCCGCCGATCGTGTCGGCGAGGCTGAAGCCGTCGTCGCTCGCGGACATCTCGGCGTCCAGGGAGAGCGTGCTGTAGCT encodes:
- a CDS encoding PRC-barrel domain containing protein; this translates as MGTDGIWSYPPGSGHREGLALTGFRVEATDGIIGHVDRQADDPGRRHLIVDTGAWVFGRSLLVPAGTVTGVDERARTVTVACTRAEAKDAPRFETDRETRDPGYLAAVGAYYATLSHASRTSG
- a CDS encoding DUF5133 domain-containing protein, with the protein product MRPAPLPRTTTSSEERTPMLTPHPTLLRRLVDEYEALVARKEPGEVQGRRDVRAQDLAYTLCVSTGTREVGQALERARHLLAASLDEVAARGTAAAV